A stretch of the Kroppenstedtia eburnea genome encodes the following:
- a CDS encoding cystathionine gamma-synthase family protein, with product MSRKGFHPESVSPGTRSVWAGEEEYLLQGSTQVPVVHSVSFGYENLEDWHEVALGKREGHIYSRITNPTVKVFEEKVRCLEGAEAAVSFATGMAAISASLFTFLSPGSRVVAIKDTYGGTNKLFLDFLPRFHVETVLCDTHDFAGIEAEMDQGCDLLYLETPTNPTLKVVDVERLSRAAHGQGGLVVVDNTFATPINQNPLNLGADLVIHSATKFLGGHADALGGIVCGPEELVRKVYHYREINGGTLHPMAAYLLLRGMKTLHLRVRQQNESALTIARWLESQPQVDRVYYPGLESHPHYETARKQMRGFGGVLSFSLEGGFDAVRSFLPHLRLAHLAANLGSVETVAGPPRTTSHVECTEEERRAMGIPEGLIRYSVGIEETEDLLADLKQALDRLPRRTGVSSGK from the coding sequence GTGAGCAGAAAAGGGTTCCATCCGGAGTCGGTTTCACCGGGTACCCGGTCTGTCTGGGCAGGGGAGGAAGAGTATTTGCTTCAGGGGTCCACCCAGGTGCCGGTGGTTCACAGTGTCTCTTTTGGTTATGAAAACCTGGAGGATTGGCATGAGGTGGCTCTTGGAAAAAGAGAGGGTCATATCTACAGCCGGATCACCAATCCGACGGTGAAAGTTTTTGAGGAAAAGGTGCGCTGTCTGGAAGGGGCGGAGGCGGCTGTCTCCTTTGCCACCGGGATGGCGGCCATCTCTGCCTCTCTGTTCACCTTCCTTTCCCCCGGGAGTCGGGTGGTGGCCATTAAGGATACCTATGGGGGGACCAATAAGCTCTTCCTCGATTTTCTGCCCCGGTTTCATGTGGAGACGGTTCTTTGCGACACCCACGATTTCGCCGGGATCGAAGCGGAGATGGATCAAGGATGTGATCTCCTCTATCTGGAAACCCCCACCAACCCGACGCTCAAGGTGGTGGATGTGGAGCGCTTGTCCCGGGCGGCTCACGGGCAGGGAGGGTTGGTCGTTGTCGACAACACCTTCGCCACACCGATCAACCAAAATCCCCTAAACCTGGGTGCGGACCTGGTGATCCACAGTGCCACCAAATTCCTGGGAGGTCATGCCGACGCTCTCGGCGGGATCGTGTGCGGACCGGAAGAACTGGTACGCAAGGTGTATCATTACCGGGAAATCAACGGCGGCACCCTCCATCCGATGGCGGCCTATCTGTTGTTGCGGGGGATGAAAACCTTGCACCTCAGGGTTCGTCAACAGAATGAGAGCGCTCTCACTATCGCCCGCTGGTTGGAGAGCCAGCCCCAGGTGGACCGTGTCTATTACCCCGGTTTGGAATCCCATCCCCACTATGAGACTGCCCGGAAACAGATGCGTGGCTTTGGCGGTGTATTGAGTTTCTCCCTGGAGGGCGGGTTCGATGCCGTCCGGAGCTTCCTGCCCCATCTCCGGTTGGCCCATCTGGCGGCCAACCTGGGTTCAGTGGAAACCGTGGCCGGACCTCCCCGGACCACCAGCCATGTGGAATGCACGGAAGAGGAGCGGCGGGCGATGGGGATCCCGGAAGGGTTGATCCGTTACTCCGTCGGGATTGAGGAGACCGAGGATCTGTTGGCGGATCTGAAACAGGCACTGGATCGCCTCCCGAGGCGGACAGGGGTTTCTTCCGGAAAATGA
- a CDS encoding M24 family metallopeptidase: MLPFYVSEYTERLEKVKRRMEQMGIEVLLVSDPANIHYLSGYDGWSFYVPQLLVVIGEEEQPIWIGRNQDANGARLTTWFHPDRIIPYPEEYVQAAERHPMDFVVDVLRRLDQAGRRIGVELDAYYFTARSFEQLKKGLPNARFQDAMLLVNRVRMVKSEQEIEYMQRAARIAEEAMGAGIGAIGAGVRECDAAARISFAQICGTPDFGGDYPSIVPLLPSGIKTSTPHLTWSDSTYQEGDVVILELAGCHRRYHSPLARTAVIGKVPTPVKDLAEVVGEGLNAALEAVKPGTTCEEVEAAWRRVIQPRGYRKDSRLGYSVGLNYPPDWGEHTASIRAGDRTILQPNMTFHLIAGIWLDQFGIELSETFRVTETGCEVLARYPRELIQLPKRALATLPMEENGA, from the coding sequence ATCCTGCCCTTTTATGTGTCTGAATATACCGAAAGGTTGGAGAAGGTAAAGAGGCGGATGGAGCAGATGGGGATTGAGGTGCTCCTCGTGAGCGATCCCGCCAATATTCATTATTTGTCCGGTTATGACGGATGGTCCTTTTATGTCCCCCAGTTGTTGGTTGTGATCGGCGAAGAGGAGCAACCGATCTGGATCGGGCGAAATCAGGATGCCAACGGGGCCAGACTGACGACATGGTTTCATCCGGACCGGATCATTCCCTATCCGGAAGAATATGTGCAGGCGGCAGAGCGGCATCCCATGGATTTCGTGGTGGATGTTTTGCGGCGGCTCGATCAAGCCGGCAGACGGATCGGGGTGGAGCTGGATGCATACTATTTCACTGCCCGCTCCTTTGAACAGCTGAAAAAAGGATTGCCAAACGCCCGTTTTCAGGATGCGATGTTGCTGGTGAACCGGGTTCGCATGGTGAAATCGGAACAGGAGATCGAGTATATGCAGCGGGCGGCCCGTATCGCCGAAGAAGCGATGGGGGCGGGGATCGGGGCCATCGGTGCCGGGGTGCGGGAATGTGACGCAGCTGCCCGCATCAGCTTCGCCCAGATCTGCGGGACCCCTGATTTCGGAGGGGACTACCCGTCGATTGTGCCGCTGCTCCCATCAGGCATCAAAACATCGACTCCCCATCTGACATGGTCAGACTCCACCTATCAGGAAGGGGATGTCGTCATTCTGGAACTGGCAGGGTGTCACAGGCGCTATCATTCCCCTTTGGCCCGGACAGCGGTGATCGGAAAGGTTCCCACCCCGGTGAAAGATTTGGCGGAGGTGGTCGGTGAAGGCTTGAACGCCGCATTGGAGGCGGTGAAGCCCGGGACGACCTGTGAAGAGGTGGAAGCCGCCTGGCGCCGGGTGATCCAACCCCGGGGATACAGGAAGGATTCCCGTCTGGGGTATTCTGTCGGCCTGAATTATCCCCCGGACTGGGGGGAGCACACTGCCAGCATTCGGGCCGGGGACCGCACGATCTTGCAGCCCAATATGACCTTTCACCTGATTGCCGGGATCTGGCTGGATCAATTCGGGATCGAACTTTCGGAAACCTTCCGTGTGACAGAAACAGGTTGCGAGGTGTTGGCCCGCTATCCCAGGGAGCTGATCCAGCTTCCCAAACGGGCCTTGGCGACGTTGCCGATGGAAGAGAACGGGGCGTGA
- the ectA gene encoding diaminobutyrate acetyltransferase → MSINGSQTLQTRLQPPIRVNRSIRKTVRFRKPKEEDGAEVWKLIREAGVLDLNSPYSYLMLCKFFPETCVIAETQGNIVGFVSAFLPQTAEETVFVWQVAVHPSQRGKGLGKALLKELLSRNACSDVRYLEATVSPSNRPSQSLFKGLAKELGTDCKIFECFPENLFPNPGHESEWTYRIGPYLPKEKTEEVQ, encoded by the coding sequence ATGTCCATTAACGGCAGTCAGACCCTGCAAACAAGGTTACAACCTCCGATCCGGGTAAACCGCTCCATCCGGAAAACTGTCCGGTTCCGTAAGCCGAAGGAAGAAGATGGAGCCGAAGTCTGGAAGTTGATCAGAGAGGCCGGCGTGTTGGATCTCAACTCTCCCTACAGTTACCTTATGCTGTGCAAGTTTTTCCCCGAGACCTGCGTCATTGCAGAGACGCAAGGGAACATCGTCGGCTTTGTCTCCGCATTTCTGCCTCAGACAGCCGAGGAGACTGTTTTTGTATGGCAAGTGGCCGTCCACCCCTCTCAGCGGGGAAAAGGGCTCGGTAAGGCGCTTTTGAAAGAACTCCTGTCCCGGAATGCCTGCTCCGATGTCCGATACTTGGAGGCGACGGTCTCCCCTTCCAACCGCCCGTCCCAATCACTGTTCAAAGGTTTGGCCAAGGAACTGGGAACCGATTGCAAAATCTTCGAATGCTTCCCGGAAAACCTGTTTCCCAACCCCGGGCACGAATCGGAATGGACTTACCGAATCGGTCCTTATCTGCCGAAGGAAAAAACCGAGGAGGTTCAATAA
- the ectB gene encoding diaminobutyrate--2-oxoglutarate transaminase, with product MITTSEMTETDLSIFESLESEVRSYCRSFPTVFEKAKGYKLWDTQGTEYIDFFSGAGALNYGHNDPVMKKTLIDYLSGDGIVHSLDMATTAKEQFLKRFKEVILEPRNLDYKVMFPGPTGTNTVESALKLARKVTGRNTVISFTRAFHGMTLGSLSVTGNAFKRKGAGIPLSHTVSMPYDNYDDNVDSLTLLERYLEDEGSGIDLPAAIILETVQGEGGINVASSEWLKQVEQICRRWDILLIVDDVQAGCGRTGTFFSFEPAGIRPDLVCLSKSLSGFGVPFAVTLIRPDLDQWAPGEHNGTFRGHNLAFLAATEALRFWETDTFAQEIQRKGKKTRSSLEQMIGKHPDLNGEVRGRGLMLGIAFSGKGFAEKVCAEAFQRGLIMETSGPDGEVAKLLPPLIIDHEGLEKGLAILEESITETKKAL from the coding sequence TTGATAACCACATCTGAAATGACGGAAACGGATCTGAGCATTTTTGAGTCGCTCGAGTCGGAGGTGCGCAGCTATTGTCGCAGTTTTCCCACGGTGTTTGAAAAGGCGAAGGGTTATAAACTCTGGGATACTCAGGGTACCGAGTACATCGATTTTTTCTCCGGTGCGGGGGCGCTGAACTACGGGCACAACGACCCCGTCATGAAGAAAACACTGATCGACTATCTCTCCGGTGACGGAATCGTCCACAGCCTGGATATGGCCACCACAGCCAAGGAGCAGTTCCTGAAACGCTTTAAGGAAGTGATTCTCGAACCGCGGAATCTCGACTACAAGGTGATGTTCCCCGGACCCACCGGCACCAACACCGTGGAAAGCGCCCTGAAACTGGCGCGCAAGGTGACAGGACGAAACACGGTGATCAGCTTTACCCGCGCTTTTCACGGAATGACATTGGGATCCCTCTCCGTCACCGGCAACGCCTTTAAGCGAAAAGGAGCCGGAATCCCCTTAAGCCACACTGTCTCCATGCCCTATGACAATTACGACGATAATGTGGATTCGCTGACCCTGCTTGAACGTTACCTGGAAGATGAGGGAAGCGGCATCGACCTCCCCGCCGCGATCATCCTGGAGACCGTCCAGGGAGAGGGAGGGATTAACGTCGCCAGTTCCGAGTGGTTGAAGCAGGTTGAGCAAATCTGTCGTCGTTGGGACATTCTCCTGATCGTGGACGATGTACAGGCGGGTTGCGGCCGCACCGGCACCTTTTTCAGTTTTGAACCTGCCGGCATCCGACCGGATCTCGTCTGTCTCTCCAAATCCCTGAGCGGATTCGGTGTTCCTTTCGCTGTCACCCTGATCCGCCCGGATCTGGACCAATGGGCTCCCGGTGAACACAACGGCACCTTCCGCGGACATAACCTGGCCTTTCTCGCCGCCACGGAAGCCCTTCGGTTCTGGGAGACGGACACCTTCGCACAAGAGATTCAGCGTAAAGGGAAAAAGACCCGCTCCTCCCTGGAACAAATGATCGGGAAACATCCCGATCTGAACGGGGAAGTCCGGGGGCGTGGCCTGATGCTGGGGATCGCCTTTTCCGGAAAAGGATTTGCAGAAAAAGTGTGCGCCGAAGCCTTCCAACGCGGCCTGATCATGGAAACCTCCGGCCCTGACGGTGAAGTGGCCAAACTCCTGCCCCCCCTGATCATCGATCACGAGGGATTGGAAAAGGGGTTGGCCATCCTGGAAGAAAGCATCACAGAAACCAAAAAAGCTCTGTAA
- a CDS encoding ectoine synthase translates to MIVKQLEDLIGTEDEVKGDTWVSRRLLLKKDEVGFSLHDTLIKAGTVSEFWYKNHIEAVYCIEGEGELTNLENGTVHPLKPGTLYTLDGHEKHRVRAGTDLRMVCVFNPPCTGRETHDEEGAYPLLD, encoded by the coding sequence ATGATCGTCAAACAGCTGGAAGACCTGATCGGCACGGAGGATGAAGTCAAGGGGGACACCTGGGTCAGCCGCCGTCTGTTGCTGAAAAAAGACGAAGTGGGCTTCTCCCTCCACGACACCCTGATCAAGGCGGGCACCGTCTCCGAGTTCTGGTATAAAAACCATATCGAAGCGGTTTACTGCATCGAGGGGGAAGGAGAGCTCACAAACCTGGAAAACGGCACCGTTCATCCCCTCAAGCCCGGCACCCTCTACACCCTGGACGGTCACGAGAAACACCGGGTCCGGGCCGGGACCGACCTGCGCATGGTTTGTGTCTTCAATCCGCCCTGCACCGGCCGGGAAACCCATGATGAAGAGGGAGCTTATCCCCTGCTCGATTGA
- a CDS encoding isocitrate lyase/PEP mutase family protein translates to MERANLLKSLHVKGDPLILFNIWDAGSAQVIQEVGAKAIATGSWSVAAAHGCDDREQLSFDLVLANLKRIVASVDLPVTIDIEGGYGQSPTEVKENVTKVIEAGAVGINLEDQIVGGEGLYSIQDQCARIEAVREAAERASIPIFINARTDIFLKADSVDHHDNHLDEAIRRASAYAKSGASGFFAPGMRNPDHIEKLCELSPIPVNILVQPDTPSSKQLAELGVARISHGPGPYRQVMEVLKEAGRKALSMS, encoded by the coding sequence ATGGAACGCGCCAATTTACTGAAAAGTCTCCACGTTAAGGGGGATCCCTTGATTCTGTTCAATATCTGGGATGCTGGAAGCGCACAGGTCATACAAGAGGTCGGAGCAAAAGCGATTGCTACGGGGAGCTGGTCAGTGGCGGCTGCACATGGTTGTGACGATCGTGAACAGCTATCATTTGATTTGGTGCTTGCAAACCTGAAACGGATTGTTGCCAGTGTTGATCTTCCAGTGACGATCGATATAGAGGGAGGCTATGGACAAAGCCCAACTGAAGTGAAAGAGAACGTCACAAAAGTTATTGAAGCCGGTGCTGTTGGTATAAACCTTGAGGATCAGATTGTTGGTGGAGAAGGGCTGTATTCGATTCAAGATCAATGCGCGCGTATTGAGGCAGTCCGTGAAGCAGCAGAGCGTGCATCCATTCCCATTTTCATCAATGCCCGGACGGATATTTTTCTTAAAGCCGACTCCGTAGACCATCATGACAACCACCTGGATGAAGCGATTCGTCGAGCCTCGGCCTACGCAAAATCCGGGGCGAGCGGATTTTTTGCTCCCGGCATGCGGAACCCGGATCACATTGAAAAATTGTGCGAGCTTTCCCCCATACCTGTCAATATCTTGGTACAGCCTGATACGCCTTCATCCAAGCAGCTTGCAGAATTGGGAGTTGCACGCATCAGCCATGGCCCCGGCCCGTATCGTCAAGTGATGGAAGTCTTGAAAGAGGCTGGACGTAAAGCTCTTTCGATGAGCTAG
- a CDS encoding bifunctional transcriptional activator/DNA repair enzyme AdaA — protein MITAELKKEYYRALLDKDTEYEGVFYVGVKTTGVFCRPTCPARKPKFDHCEFFESAQEALLASYRPCKRCCPLSHPNQVSELVQRLVKAVEENPEKRWTEKDFQELSVDASTARRQFKKRFGMTFVEYARARRMGLAMKQIREGGAVIDAQLSTGYESSSGFRDAFSRIMGAAPTLLGQSNILKASWLDTRLGPMIAIADEEALHLLEFLDRRGLEREVERLRQKTTSAIIPGETEPIRSIERELSQYFDGELKEFKTPVTFLGSPFQKSVWEVLRNISYGETRSYSDIARALGKPSAFRAVAQANGANQLAIIVPCHRVINSNGELGGYGGGLTRKKWLIDHEKQGVCIT, from the coding sequence ATGATCACAGCTGAGCTTAAAAAGGAGTATTACCGGGCATTGTTGGATAAAGATACGGAATATGAAGGGGTTTTTTATGTAGGGGTGAAGACGACCGGTGTGTTCTGTCGGCCGACCTGTCCGGCGCGAAAGCCGAAATTTGACCATTGCGAGTTCTTTGAATCGGCCCAAGAAGCACTTCTGGCCTCCTATCGGCCTTGTAAACGCTGTTGCCCTCTTTCCCATCCCAATCAGGTTTCAGAGCTTGTCCAAAGGCTGGTGAAAGCAGTGGAGGAAAACCCTGAGAAGCGATGGACGGAGAAAGATTTTCAAGAATTGTCTGTCGATGCATCAACGGCACGCCGTCAGTTCAAAAAAAGATTTGGTATGACCTTTGTTGAATATGCGCGGGCACGCCGGATGGGATTGGCGATGAAACAGATCAGGGAGGGAGGCGCCGTGATCGATGCCCAACTTTCCACCGGGTATGAGTCCAGCAGCGGTTTCCGGGATGCCTTTTCCCGGATCATGGGGGCAGCGCCCACCTTGCTGGGACAAAGTAACATCCTGAAGGCATCGTGGCTGGATACGCGGCTCGGTCCGATGATTGCAATTGCGGATGAGGAAGCGCTCCACCTTTTGGAATTTTTGGATCGCCGGGGCTTGGAACGCGAGGTGGAGCGGCTCAGACAGAAAACAACGTCGGCAATTATTCCCGGTGAGACTGAACCGATCCGTTCGATTGAAAGGGAACTGAGTCAGTACTTTGACGGGGAGTTAAAAGAGTTCAAGACACCGGTGACCTTTTTGGGATCGCCTTTTCAAAAGAGTGTCTGGGAAGTGCTGAGAAACATCTCCTACGGTGAAACACGGTCCTACTCCGATATCGCCCGTGCGCTTGGAAAGCCGTCTGCCTTTCGTGCCGTTGCCCAGGCAAACGGTGCAAACCAGCTCGCCATCATTGTTCCCTGCCATCGTGTCATCAACAGCAACGGTGAACTGGGTGGCTACGGCGGCGGCCTGACACGCAAAAAATGGTTGATCGATCATGAAAAACAAGGAGTGTGTATAACGTGA
- a CDS encoding M20 family metallopeptidase gives MSVASTEQLVEKVKTQVVEWRRYLHQYPELSYHEEQTAQFVYEKLQSFGNLELSRPTPTSVMARLIGGKPGKVLAIRADMDALPIQEENSFDFVSKNPGVMHACGHDGHTSMLLGAARVLSQMKEKIRGEVRMIFQHAEELPPGGGEELVRAGVMEGVDAVIGAHLWSPLAIGKVGIVYGPMMAAPDIFRMTIRGKGGHAALPHQTVDSIAIGAQVVTNLQHIVSRCTDPLEPVVLSVTRFIGGNSHNVLPGSVEIEGTVRTLDTGLREEIPGQIERVVKGITEAHGAGYELEYVHGYRPVVNDREMTRLMEEAVEELFGKEAVAHLKPTMGGEDFSAYQQKAPGNFFFIGAGNPEKESTYPHHHPRFTIDEDALETGVRLFVHTTLKMCSAG, from the coding sequence ATGTCGGTTGCATCAACCGAACAGTTGGTGGAGAAAGTGAAGACCCAGGTGGTCGAGTGGCGGCGGTATCTGCACCAGTATCCCGAACTTTCCTATCATGAAGAGCAGACGGCGCAGTTTGTGTATGAGAAATTGCAATCTTTCGGGAATCTGGAACTGTCCCGGCCCACACCCACCAGTGTGATGGCTCGGTTGATCGGCGGCAAGCCCGGCAAGGTGCTGGCGATCCGGGCAGATATGGATGCATTGCCGATCCAGGAAGAGAACTCCTTTGATTTTGTTTCAAAAAATCCCGGCGTGATGCACGCCTGCGGCCATGACGGCCATACGTCGATGTTGCTGGGGGCGGCCAGGGTCTTGTCTCAAATGAAGGAGAAAATCCGGGGGGAGGTGCGGATGATCTTTCAGCACGCCGAGGAATTGCCCCCCGGAGGCGGGGAGGAATTGGTGCGGGCCGGCGTGATGGAAGGGGTGGACGCGGTGATCGGTGCCCACCTGTGGTCTCCCTTGGCCATCGGCAAAGTGGGGATCGTATACGGTCCGATGATGGCGGCCCCGGATATTTTCAGGATGACCATTCGCGGCAAGGGGGGGCATGCGGCCTTGCCCCATCAGACGGTGGACAGTATTGCCATCGGTGCCCAGGTGGTGACCAATCTCCAGCATATCGTATCCCGCTGCACCGATCCCCTGGAACCCGTGGTTCTGTCTGTGACCCGCTTCATTGGTGGAAACAGCCATAATGTGCTTCCCGGATCGGTGGAGATCGAGGGAACCGTGCGCACCCTCGACACAGGTCTGAGGGAGGAGATTCCAGGTCAGATCGAACGGGTCGTCAAGGGAATCACCGAAGCTCACGGAGCCGGCTATGAGCTGGAATATGTGCATGGCTACCGCCCTGTCGTCAATGATCGGGAAATGACCCGTCTGATGGAAGAAGCAGTGGAGGAACTGTTCGGAAAAGAGGCGGTGGCTCACCTGAAACCCACCATGGGGGGCGAAGACTTTTCCGCTTACCAGCAGAAGGCGCCCGGCAACTTTTTCTTCATCGGTGCCGGCAATCCGGAGAAAGAGAGCACCTACCCCCATCACCACCCCCGCTTCACCATCGATGAGGATGCTCTCGAAACCGGGGTCCGACTGTTTGTCCACACCACGCTGAAGATGTGCTCCGCCGGCTAG